A section of the Lentisphaerota bacterium genome encodes:
- a CDS encoding metallophosphoesterase — protein sequence MRASTMDTEPDFASLQARLGAEHTRRRMVRQTTHIARIFGGGRVRVHIENMTWLHGIVAVGLRLAGLHRRARRNALSPVLHRHSVRISHLPSDFNGFRMLHLSDLHCDADADFVPALIQRLAGVEYDACVMTGDFRLRTFGSYTRAIAGMRQLMAAIKAPACAVLGNHDYLEMTADLEAMGIRVLLNEGVPFERGGSRIWIAGVDDAHYYETADVEKASRAIPPGEIAILLAHSPDVYAAAAEKGFAVMLCGHTHGGQLCLPGGVMVLKNSRSPRRFCKGAWQCKGMKGYTSSGTGSSGLAARLNCPAEIVVHRLEKET from the coding sequence ATGAGGGCGTCAACGATGGACACTGAACCGGATTTTGCGAGCCTGCAGGCACGCCTCGGCGCAGAACACACGCGCCGCCGCATGGTCCGCCAGACTACGCACATCGCCCGTATTTTCGGCGGCGGACGGGTTCGCGTTCACATCGAGAACATGACCTGGCTGCACGGAATCGTCGCCGTGGGTTTGCGACTGGCGGGCCTTCACCGCCGGGCCAGGCGCAACGCGCTGTCGCCGGTGTTGCATCGCCATTCGGTTCGCATCTCCCATCTGCCTTCTGACTTCAACGGTTTCCGCATGCTCCATCTCTCCGACCTGCATTGCGATGCGGACGCCGATTTCGTGCCCGCGTTGATTCAACGTCTCGCCGGTGTGGAGTACGATGCGTGCGTGATGACCGGCGATTTTCGTCTTCGGACCTTCGGCTCCTACACGCGGGCCATCGCCGGGATGCGGCAGTTGATGGCCGCGATCAAAGCGCCCGCCTGCGCGGTACTGGGCAATCACGACTATCTGGAGATGACCGCCGACCTGGAGGCGATGGGCATCCGCGTCCTGCTCAACGAAGGGGTCCCTTTCGAACGCGGCGGCTCTCGGATCTGGATCGCCGGGGTGGACGATGCGCACTACTACGAAACAGCGGATGTTGAGAAGGCGTCTCGCGCGATCCCGCCGGGCGAGATCGCCATTCTTTTGGCCCATTCACCCGATGTTTATGCTGCCGCCGCAGAAAAGGGATTTGCCGTGATGCTTTGCGGTCATACACACGGCGGCCAGTTGTGCCTGCCGGGGGGGGTGATGGTGCTCAAGAACAGCCGTTCCCCGCGGCGTTTCTGCAAAGGCGCGTGGCAATGCAAAGGGATGAAGGGCTATACATCGAGCGGAACCGGCTCATCTGGATTGGCCGCCCGCTTGAACTGTCCTGCGGAAATCGTGGTGCACCGACTCGAGAAGGAAACCTGA